A region from the Aquimarina sp. ERC-38 genome encodes:
- a CDS encoding MerC domain-containing protein, whose protein sequence is MIAIIKKTKYPNLLGVTASGLCLIHCLITPLFFSLQASTFGLRKEHLLWWQLLDLVFLVISLIAIIVSTTQTSKSWIKYALWSSWIILAGIILNEKFGILEIKEVVIYVPSIALILLHFYNRKYCQCTGTDCCTNSSSV, encoded by the coding sequence ATGATAGCTATTATCAAAAAAACCAAATATCCCAATCTTTTAGGAGTTACAGCTAGCGGATTATGTTTGATTCATTGCTTGATAACCCCATTATTTTTCAGTTTACAAGCCAGCACTTTTGGGTTAAGGAAAGAGCATTTACTATGGTGGCAATTGCTAGATTTAGTTTTTCTTGTTATATCCCTTATTGCTATCATTGTTTCTACTACCCAAACTTCAAAATCATGGATAAAATATGCCTTATGGAGTAGTTGGATTATTTTGGCCGGGATTATCCTAAATGAAAAATTCGGGATTTTAGAAATAAAAGAAGTCGTCATTTATGTTCCTTCTATCGCCTTAATCCTTCTCCATTTTTATAATCGTAAGTATTGTCAATGTACGGGTACGGATTGTTGTACAAATTCATCGAGTGTATAG